The genomic region tctcattagcataaacagcagccctgagtgagaagcagccgtctgtccattagcattagagtgtttgagctgctgaagataatgtcagcgtagactaagaggattatagatgtggagtacTCCCTTTATCAAACCTCTATGAGTGTCTTTCTCCTCTTAAAAGCAAAAGAaggtgttttgaagaatgttggaatcctgtaaccattgacttttatagtatttgtttttctatagAAGTCAATACTTACAGGTtttcaccattcttcaaaatatctactttagtgttcaacagtaaGGTGGAGGGAGAGTGAATATGAGTACATGTTCATGTctgtgtgaactgaccctttatcTGGCCAACACAAGAGCAGATGAGCCACCCACATGCCATCATAAGTTAGATTATTAGGAGCTGTTTCAGGTGAAACTCCAGCATGGACTCCTCCAgtttctctttattttctgtCCAGTGAATTCTTCTGTGAACTCCGGAAACAGACACACAATAAAGCTCTGCTGCAGTGAATAACAGAGCGGATCATTAGCATTCAGccgttctgtgtgtgtgtgtgtgtgtgtgacctggaaacatgctcaaaacacacaacTTACTCAGACTTAATATGGAGACCGATCCGGCTGTGAAATGGGATTTGTGTTCTGAAATGAGCTCTGGTGTATTGTGGATGTGAACTGCGCTGTGTGTATGAATGTTATCCTCTAAATGAATTATTTGACACTGATCTGCCTCCTCAACTGTTAGGTTttttctacaaatttaagtggattgagcataaaacaatatTAGTCtccccaaaaacctcaagaattgtgttctttCAGCTCATTTATAACAAGCTTTCTTTCTTAAAGCAGCAGACATcttttttcgtgtgtgtgtgtgtgtgtgtgtttaaaagattACCCATGAGTCTACATCTCCATCATCTGAATATGCagtaaaatataacaattattctaaaaatgtttattaaatcatACAAAAATATGTCTAGCAATAAAACTCATCACATTTACACCAACACATCATCATTTAACTAAACAAGAAGCAGTTTAACGAACATAATCAGCCCTTATTCCTCTGCACAActtgattatttatattttaggctCAAAACACTTGTGAAGATGATAATTGACCATCAGCTgaaataattagtttaatataAATCTAAACTCTTCACTATTGTCATTAATATGGTGTAGGAACACGTCTGTTCACCACAGGTAGAGTTCCACAGGGGGATGTTGGACTGATATTGTCaatgataaaacatttattattattattattattattattaatgaaggCTTCTGCCATGTTAAAGTGCTCTGTATAATGTTGCCCATCGATGAAAACAACAGCTCATCCCTTATGATCAGCCAGCAGTTTAATGTAAGAGAGTTAGTTGCTGTTTCTGACATATTACAGATACTTTAAACACAATAATGTTATAAAGGAGTGAGATAAATATGCCTGGACCATCAGTATCTGCTGTTTAAACAAGAACTAATGAAATATATGCCAACAGATATATGTGAAGCGGTGAGTGTGGAATGATGGGTTATTGGTGAAGATTATAGACGGACTGGAGACAGTGATGTAGAGGCAGACTCAGAACACCTAACAGTGACAGTAAGGTTAGGTCAGAAGATGAGGGATGCACCCAAATTACAACAAACCACACAGAAcattcctgtgtgtgtgtttatatatatatatatgtgtgcactGGACTGATAACTGAACATGAGCTGTGATGATTATTGATTATGTCCTGCTGgttaaaacacacatttctgaCTGTCTAATAGCCCAAAACTCACTGTATATTCCACAATGATCTGCTTCTCTGTTATGCCAAACACATCTGAATATTAAACAGTGAGGATCATATCCCATCTACAATTCCTTTAGACCATTTTAAGGGAATGTTCTCAATATCCTTGTTCAAATAGATTTATCTGAGTTAATGAAAGCTTATTAATTCAGCTGATGAACCCACTGGATTTTGTCCATGTGaactgtgctgtgcatgtatgacttttattttgtaaatgtattatatttgagaCTTGCCTACTGTTTTTCCAATAGGATCAATTCTGACGTACTCCTCGGTTCACATGCTATATAGTAGTGCAGTGTGTGATTGAGCGCAGGCCGTGTCTACAGCTGGAGGGAGAGTAAAGCAGCACACTGAACAGTGCAGTACATCATCAGCTCATAGGCTCACACATTTCTCTCTTTCGTCTACAAGCCAATCATTTCGGTGCATCCCTCtaaataatatcaaaatgatGTGTTGTTTAGCACAAAGCCGTCCCTCATTACAGGAATATTAACAGCTGCACAGCTCCTGTTTTCAGCCAACTCCTCTCCATCCTACACCCAGTGCATCGCTATAAGCCATGTCAGGATGATGGCATGTTTGGTTTCGAGAGTGAAGTGAGCGTGGTCTAGGGTCTGGACAGCGTGGTGTAGACGGGCGGGTCCCAGTGTGCAGAGGAGCTGTGTGGTGCTGGGATGTTGAGTATGGGCCTGTGCAGGTATGGGTATGGGTACGGGTAGCTGGAGTACGGGCTGTAGAAGCTGTGCTCTGGGTATTCACACTGCGCGCTGCTGCTGTAAACGCCGCTGCTGTGCTCGCTATAGTGCTGCGGGCTCCGCTGCTCCGTCTTAATGTGCACTCGCTGCGGGTGAGGGTGtgctccagcagggggcgccctcCGGCTGCAGGCGCCCTGATCTGGGGTCACGGGAAGGTACTGGTCGAACTCCTGCAGGTCGAAGGTCATGTTGCCGATGACGTCGGTGCTGAGCTCGGAGATGTCCACGTTGCTGAAGTCGATGTTCTGTTTGGAGGCCTGAGGATGCTCTGTTTTAGGGGTGGTTGGAGGAGTCGGTGGACCATGAGGATGACCTGAGGATTAGCAATATAAAGAAGATGCTGTGTGTTAATATACGGCTGCACACTATATATAAAGACTGATCACtttcacaataaatacataatattataCAATTACTGGTATTTATAGGCATCCAACAACAAAAACTGAGACTGAAAATATAATCATttgtaatatctatctatctatccgtccgtccgtctgtctgtctgtcagtctatctgtctgtctatctatccatccatccatccatccatccatctaaatgaGGATTAGCAATATAAAATGATGCTATCACAATAATGTTATGTGCAGGatgcactaaaataaaaacatttagagacagaatatttttttgtaataaataattcgttaaataaattaattgattctAGAAACACGTTAATTCAAACTAGAATCAtaataacaacatgctaattcatactctAAATaagctaaaatcatgctaactaAGTATTTTGTGTGATAATCATGtctaattcatactaaaaacatgctaatcacAAGCTAATTTACACTCTAATCtaattaacatgctaattcataataaACATGCTAATATTGTTAAAGACCGATATGTTCCAGCATTTAAAGgtcagaccacacacacacacacgtcttctTTAGCTTTCCTTCAGGGGGTCAGATCCACCCTAACACCACAgtaattctcacacacacacacacacacacacacacacacacacacacacacacacacacctctacaTGTTTCTTGTGTTCATATCTCACCTGTGTGGTCGGTGATGTGGTCCGGTGATGTGGTCAGTCGACCCATTCCTGGCTCTGCTTTATACATGTGCTGCATCAGCTCGGAGCCGGCTTCAGA from Danio aesculapii chromosome 3, fDanAes4.1, whole genome shotgun sequence harbors:
- the sox8b gene encoding transcription factor SOX-8b, encoding MNEEREKCSSPTGSCSSECPDECDSDPSCSPAGPAALRMAQQAEDEDGRFPVCIRDAVSQVLKGYDWSLVPMPVRVSGSGKSKPHVKRPMNAFMVWAQAARRKLADQYPHLHNAELSKTLGKLWRLLTESEKRPFVEEAERLRVQHKKDHPDYKYQPRRRKSVKPGHAESEAGSELMQHMYKAEPGMGRLTTSPDHITDHTGHPHGPPTPPTTPKTEHPQASKQNIDFSNVDISELSTDVIGNMTFDLQEFDQYLPVTPDQGACSRRAPPAGAHPHPQRVHIKTEQRSPQHYSEHSSGVYSSSAQCEYPEHSFYSPYSSYPYPYPYLHRPILNIPAPHSSSAHWDPPVYTTLSRP